In Candidatus Omnitrophota bacterium, one DNA window encodes the following:
- a CDS encoding threonine ammonia-lyase: MIVLQDIQEAYGQIKNNIYHSPCAFSQSLSELTGSKVFLKLENLQMTGSFKERGALNKLLSLTPEERRRGVIAASAGNHAQGVAYHAARLGGKSIIVMPEATPLNKVSATKRYGAQVILYGKNYDEAYDEAIYKQQQEGLNFIHAFDDEKVMAGQGTIGLEILEDGIEPEAVIVPIGGGGLISGIAVAIKEQIPSCKIFGVQAKVAPSMKVSIDSKRIIPLKTAPTLADGIAVKSVGHLTYPIVQHYIDDIVLVDEEEIAAAILTLLETEKTMVEGSGAAPLAALAYHDLPLKGKKTVLVLSGGNIDINILSRIIERGLIKDGRMARLRIELVDRPGQLAVIANCIGKLNANILEVYHNRSFINAPMGKAFLDITLETRGKEHVDEIVAALIHEGFPVQKL; encoded by the coding sequence ATGATCGTGCTGCAAGACATACAAGAAGCGTACGGCCAAATAAAAAACAATATCTATCATTCCCCCTGCGCATTCAGCCAATCGTTAAGCGAGTTGACCGGAAGCAAGGTTTTTCTCAAGTTGGAAAATCTGCAAATGACGGGATCGTTCAAGGAACGCGGCGCGCTGAATAAACTGCTTAGCCTGACGCCGGAAGAGCGCCGCCGGGGCGTCATCGCCGCCAGCGCGGGCAACCACGCCCAGGGCGTCGCCTATCACGCCGCCCGCCTGGGCGGAAAGTCGATTATCGTCATGCCGGAAGCGACGCCTCTGAACAAAGTCTCCGCCACCAAGCGATATGGGGCGCAAGTAATTCTCTATGGCAAGAATTACGACGAGGCATACGACGAAGCGATTTATAAGCAGCAGCAAGAGGGACTCAATTTCATTCACGCTTTCGACGATGAAAAAGTGATGGCGGGACAAGGAACCATCGGACTGGAAATATTGGAGGACGGAATCGAACCGGAAGCGGTGATCGTTCCCATCGGCGGCGGCGGCTTGATCTCCGGCATCGCTGTTGCTATCAAGGAACAGATTCCATCCTGCAAGATTTTCGGCGTACAAGCCAAAGTAGCGCCTTCGATGAAGGTTTCCATCGATTCCAAACGGATCATCCCCCTCAAAACCGCTCCCACGCTGGCGGATGGTATCGCCGTTAAAAGCGTCGGCCATCTCACCTATCCCATCGTTCAACACTATATCGACGATATCGTCCTGGTCGATGAAGAGGAGATCGCCGCCGCGATTTTGACGCTGCTCGAAACGGAAAAAACCATGGTGGAAGGTTCGGGCGCCGCCCCATTGGCGGCGTTGGCTTATCACGATCTGCCGTTGAAGGGGAAGAAAACAGTCTTGGTACTTTCCGGCGGCAACATCGACATCAATATTCTTTCGCGAATCATCGAGCGCGGCTTAATCAAAGACGGCCGCATGGCGCGCCTGCGCATCGAACTGGTGGACCGCCCTGGCCAGTTGGCGGTGATCGCCAATTGTATCGGCAAACTCAACGCCAATATCCTCGAGGTCTACCATAACCGTTCTTTCATCAATGCGCCGATGGGCAAGGCGTTTCTCGATATAACCTTGGAAACGAGGGGCAAAGAGCACGTCGATGAAATCGTCGCCGCCTTAATTCATGAGGGATTTCCGGTGCAGAAATTATGA
- a CDS encoding alpha/beta hydrolase produces the protein MIAMVLFAAIFNGSGAATLPSFPTRFLLFDPVLDFNKLDDRRIISIPFVIGDRYQDPIKPYPYRETLVNFENKTAGINLAGTLTSPFSGGPFPAVVLISGSGAQDRNEEILNHRPFLVLADYLTRHGIAILRYDDRGSFESTGDIMTATTEDFADDAYSGVQYLKTLPEIDPSRIGLIGHSEGGMIAPMLAAAHPEEIAFIVLMAGPGDPAKKVLLDQGDLIARASGYPEYEIQRMHSMKEKIIQIVLEEPDDAAAKKKIQAIVDQTYPELSRYDRLLLAQEFYVYLIPWMRYFLAFDPKDYLTKVKCPVLAINGSKDLQVPAASNLQTIEKFLIEGGNTQYEIKELPNLNHLFQTAKSGSPNEYESIAETLAPVVLDVIKDWIVKTAAKLDVYEWMIH, from the coding sequence ATGATTGCAATGGTTCTATTCGCCGCCATCTTCAACGGCTCCGGCGCAGCAACTTTGCCATCGTTTCCTACAAGATTTCTCTTATTCGATCCGGTTTTGGATTTCAATAAGCTGGACGATCGGAGGATAATTTCCATTCCTTTCGTTATCGGCGATCGGTATCAAGACCCGATTAAGCCTTATCCCTATCGGGAAACATTGGTCAATTTCGAAAACAAAACGGCGGGAATTAATCTCGCTGGAACTCTTACTTCCCCTTTTTCGGGAGGACCGTTTCCAGCAGTGGTTTTAATCAGCGGATCGGGAGCGCAGGATAGGAACGAGGAAATACTGAATCATCGGCCTTTCCTGGTCTTGGCCGATTATTTAACCCGTCATGGAATCGCCATTCTCCGCTACGACGATAGAGGATCATTCGAATCGACCGGCGACATCATGACGGCTACAACGGAGGATTTCGCCGACGACGCCTATTCCGGCGTTCAATATCTAAAAACGCTGCCCGAAATCGATCCTTCGCGCATCGGTTTAATCGGCCATAGCGAAGGGGGGATGATCGCGCCGATGCTCGCCGCCGCCCACCCGGAAGAAATCGCCTTTATCGTTTTAATGGCGGGACCGGGCGATCCGGCTAAAAAGGTTTTGTTGGATCAAGGCGACTTAATCGCCCGAGCAAGCGGATATCCCGAATATGAAATTCAACGAATGCATTCCATGAAAGAAAAAATCATCCAAATCGTTCTTGAGGAACCCGATGACGCCGCCGCCAAAAAGAAAATCCAAGCCATCGTCGATCAGACCTATCCCGAATTAAGCCGCTACGACCGCCTCCTGCTAGCGCAAGAATTCTATGTTTACCTTATTCCCTGGATGCGTTATTTTCTTGCTTTCGATCCTAAAGATTATTTGACGAAGGTTAAATGCCCCGTTCTCGCCATTAATGGGAGCAAGGATTTGCAGGTTCCCGCCGCCAGCAATCTGCAAACGATTGAAAAATTCTTGATAGAAGGCGGGAATACTCAATACGAAATAAAAGAATTGCCCAACCTCAACCATTTATTCCAAACGGCGAAATCCGGTTCGCCCAACGAATACGAATCCATCGCAGAAACGCTAGCGCCTGTTGTATTGGATGTGATTAAGGATTGGATCGTAAAAACCGCCGCGAAATTAGATGTATATGAATGGATGATTCATTAG
- a CDS encoding arylsulfatase, whose product MNPSKNTHLVTRRTAIKAGAAAVSFLLSPPGFAAAQSGQEKPHILFLMADQFRGDCLSADGHPAVKTPNLDRIASEGILFRRAYSSTPTCTPARSAILSGLSPWRHGMLGYGQVADRYNPEMPQAMRDAGYYTLGVGKMHWHPQRALHGFHQTLLEESGRAESVDFRSDYRSWFYSEAPNLNPDATGIGWNDYQAKPYELPENFHPTHWMGETAIQFLQTYNQPQPFFLKVSFARPHSPYDPPERFMKMFADAPIPNAVVGEWAERHALRGQKLPDNTWRGDLGEEQVRRSRQGYYGSIAFIDEQIGRILEALDKRGWLDRTLIVFTSDHGDMTGDHNLWRKSYPYEPSARIPMLMRWPAGLAPEKRGRTLDHPVELRDLLPTFLDAASVKGDFHLDGDSLLKLARDENAAWRKFIDLEHDVCYSPENHWNALTDGRYKYVFHARDGEEQLFNLTNDPGETRDLALNPAHHGELRQWRNRMIEHLAQRGEEWVKNGTLVLRPKNHLYSPNFPARS is encoded by the coding sequence ATGAATCCATCGAAAAATACTCATCTCGTCACCCGGCGGACGGCGATCAAAGCGGGAGCGGCCGCCGTTTCCTTTCTTCTCTCTCCGCCCGGGTTCGCGGCGGCGCAAAGCGGCCAAGAGAAGCCGCACATTCTCTTTTTGATGGCGGATCAATTTCGCGGCGATTGCCTAAGCGCCGATGGACATCCCGCCGTGAAAACGCCCAACCTGGACCGTATCGCCAGCGAGGGGATTCTTTTCCGCCGCGCCTATTCTTCCACCCCCACTTGCACTCCGGCGCGTTCGGCCATCCTCAGCGGCCTCTCGCCTTGGCGGCATGGAATGCTGGGATACGGCCAAGTCGCGGATAGGTATAATCCGGAAATGCCGCAGGCGATGCGCGACGCCGGTTACTATACGCTGGGCGTCGGCAAGATGCACTGGCATCCCCAGCGCGCACTGCACGGTTTCCATCAAACATTGCTCGAAGAATCGGGGCGTGCGGAATCCGTGGATTTCCGCAGCGACTACCGCAGCTGGTTTTATTCCGAAGCTCCGAACCTCAATCCCGACGCCACCGGCATCGGCTGGAACGACTACCAGGCCAAGCCTTACGAACTGCCGGAAAATTTTCATCCCACGCATTGGATGGGAGAGACGGCGATTCAGTTTTTGCAAACTTACAATCAGCCGCAACCGTTCTTTCTTAAAGTCTCCTTCGCCCGCCCTCACAGCCCCTACGATCCTCCCGAACGTTTCATGAAAATGTTCGCCGACGCGCCGATCCCCAATGCCGTCGTCGGCGAGTGGGCGGAACGCCACGCCTTGCGCGGCCAAAAATTGCCCGACAACACGTGGCGCGGCGATCTGGGCGAGGAGCAAGTCCGCCGTTCGCGGCAGGGCTACTACGGCTCCATCGCCTTCATCGACGAACAGATCGGACGCATTCTGGAAGCCTTGGATAAACGGGGATGGCTCGACCGGACGTTGATCGTCTTCACTTCGGATCATGGCGACATGACCGGCGATCATAATCTATGGCGAAAATCCTATCCCTACGAACCTTCGGCGCGCATTCCCATGCTGATGCGCTGGCCTGCGGGGCTGGCGCCGGAAAAGCGCGGGCGGACGCTCGATCATCCCGTCGAACTGCGCGACCTGCTGCCGACTTTCTTGGACGCCGCTTCCGTAAAGGGCGATTTCCATCTCGATGGGGACAGCCTGCTCAAACTGGCGCGGGACGAGAACGCGGCGTGGCGGAAATTCATCGACCTCGAACATGACGTTTGCTACAGCCCGGAAAACCATTGGAACGCCCTCACGGACGGACGCTATAAATACGTCTTCCACGCCCGCGACGGCGAAGAGCAACTCTTCAACCTAACCAACGATCCCGGCGAAACCCGCGATCTCGCCCTCAATCCCGCCCATCATGGCGAATTGCGCCAATGGCGCAACCGCATGATCGAACACTTGGCGCAACGCGGCGAAGAATGGGTAAAGAACGGAACCCTGGTCCTGCGCCCGAAGAACCATCTCTACTCGCCGAACTTCCCGGCGCGGAGCTAG
- a CDS encoding type II toxin-antitoxin system RelE/ParE family toxin, translating into MFNVEYSETAAKFLRKLDRQDAKAILLKVRSIKENPYAHVRRLKGTPLFRLRAGKYRIIINLGKETIFVVSIGKRDSVYDDL; encoded by the coding sequence ATGTTCAACGTAGAATATTCCGAAACCGCCGCCAAGTTCTTAAGAAAACTTGATCGTCAGGATGCTAAGGCAATCCTGTTGAAGGTTCGCAGCATAAAAGAAAATCCTTATGCGCATGTAAGAAGACTGAAAGGGACGCCGCTTTTTCGTCTTCGCGCCGGGAAATATCGAATCATCATTAATTTGGGAAAAGAAACTATTTTTGTCGTGAGCATCGGCAAACGCGATTCGGTATACGATGATTTGTAA
- a CDS encoding prepilin-type N-terminal cleavage/methylation domain-containing protein, with the protein MKQTAYTLIELLIVILIVGILATIAIPLLQGSLMRARVAASMANIKTLATAVDCLRADTGCLLVDTKGGYDKWGYVRIVTVFNSVGIGSDYGNGGPDRHMREVYAPLTSPAAYLSQIPKDPFIPPAHIVDYNANPSRFQHKDEYSYYACDPKDTWEECFCNEISRGEYWIRGCGPINASNGYYIGSPPQYHCSNGIVSNGGILYSSKDGFYTRGY; encoded by the coding sequence ATGAAGCAAACCGCCTATACGCTTATCGAACTGCTCATTGTCATCCTCATTGTCGGCATATTGGCCACCATTGCGATTCCCTTGCTGCAAGGATCGTTGATGCGCGCGCGGGTGGCCGCGTCGATGGCCAATATCAAGACGCTGGCCACCGCCGTCGATTGCCTGCGCGCCGATACGGGCTGCCTGTTAGTGGATACGAAAGGCGGCTACGACAAATGGGGCTACGTCCGCATCGTAACCGTTTTCAATAGCGTCGGCATCGGCTCCGATTACGGCAACGGCGGCCCCGACCGCCACATGCGCGAGGTTTACGCTCCACTCACCAGTCCGGCGGCCTATCTCAGCCAAATTCCCAAAGACCCCTTCATCCCTCCCGCCCACATCGTCGATTACAACGCCAATCCCTCCAGATTTCAGCATAAAGACGAGTACTCCTACTACGCCTGCGATCCAAAGGACACGTGGGAAGAGTGCTTCTGCAATGAAATTTCGCGGGGAGAATATTGGATCCGCGGCTGCGGCCCTATAAACGCCTCCAACGGCTATTACATCGGCTCGCCGCCGCAATACCATTGCTCCAACGGAATCGTCAGCAACGGCGGGATTCTCTACAGTTCCAAAGACGGTTTTTATACGCGGGGGTATTGA
- a CDS encoding DUF559 domain-containing protein has protein sequence MAIELDGGQYAEPNTMRYDKERSQYLEEQGIRVLRF, from the coding sequence TTGGCTATCGAATTGGATGGCGGGCAATATGCGGAACCGAATACGATGCGCTATGATAAAGAACGATCTCAATATTTAGAGGAACAAGGAATACGCGTATTACGTTTCTGA